TGTGTACTTGAGGACAAACTGCTAGACTGAGCAGAGCGTGGCCTAATGGCATCAGCAGACAGTAGGTGGGCACAAGGAGCCCAGCAGAAGGCGTCTCACCAGGCATACTGTCGGTCACATGAACAGATTGCTGGACTTCACAAGTCTCTTCTCTTCAACAACTCTGTCATCCAAGATTTAAGAAATGGTacaatttaaagctgaagtgtgtcgaTTTTCGATGCTAAAATATGTTttcctattccagcttaatatgaagATACAACTATAAGCACAGCATTTGCTTATTGACATCCCTGTAAAGAGTAAATTATTtggcacaacaaaaaaaaactgtttgcaagtttGCATCAGCACTATCTGTTTGACAAACTAATAGCAGACGGGGGAGGTTTCAGGAAACCAGTTTGAAAAGAGTCATTTGGTGACCGTCGCGTCGCAAAAATTGCGCTAATGCGCTTACACAGTATATGCTGGCCAAAATATGCATAAATTACttgctgttattgtaatttatgatgacactgataccacTGCAGAGATAAATataatgtgcagaataaagacaaaagaatgataatagaggcatatcttactttgggcagatctGTTAATGGCTTTCGTTGTAGATGGCACTTGAGTGAGTGAATGGGCACTAgaaagtatttgagtagatttgattccctttgaaaactaataaaacaaaaatcgcatgacatagtcttggaaaatcTCTATGCATgattgtacagatgtaggtaaatttgcaccagcttgctaataactctACACCCTGGTGTGTACACACTGACTGATTTCGACAgactaaacaacaaacaaaatctgtacaaaaaaatggcaaataatctgtacaaattataataaaataatccaAACAAAGGCCTAAAAATATGCAACAAATGAGATTCCCAAACGTATACTATGACTTAAAAGTATGCACTATACGGGTGATTGGAAAGCACATGCAGTACTTGTATGTAGAAAAAAATACACCAGTGTTGGAGGGTAAGATTATCagtgttttggtctgttccttgCACAAAGTTTATTGGTTGGAGTTGAATTCTTGGAATAATGCAACTAATTTCATACAGTTTTTCATACCTTCATACTTTTATAACAGATTTGTGGTTTATATGTTTGGCAGTATAAGTCACCACCCACTTTCAATGTCtagaaaagagctgctcagacattctgcccaacatcttctggtgcatttcattaaaaaaagaaaatattgtgggtttggaataacatgagggtgaattgTTATTTATGggtaaactaatcctttaacaacTTAACTAATTTACCATTACGTTCCTcttaagagtaaaaaaaaaaaaaaaaaagcaaaaaaatgatTTACGGTTTTATCAGTAGCTTCCTGGCTTGCTGTACAAATTGGTCTTGCAGAGAGCCCATGTTAAGGCACTATCCAAGATTTGAGACCAGATAAGCCACTGATAAATCTTTCTATCTCTAACAACAGCCAGCGGTTTTCTACATTTTTCCTTCAGCCCCAATATAGACAGTGAAACAGATATTGTACAGAGCAGGAATGGTGCAGTCAGTGTACATTTGAAGGACAAAACGAAGACTGAACACTAAAAGATCAGGTACTGTCTATTCATACTATGGTAAGAAGGTCAGGGTAGCTCCACTTTTCCTGTATGATCCAGTATTTTTAGTGAAGCAGCCCAGTTTTACAATGCACCCCTCACTTCACTGCAAAAGGTGGCTTGTCAACACCTGCTTCGCTGCTGAACATTTGTCAAGAGCAGACAGGTACCTACTTACCTATTTAGGCTAGTAAGGTATAACATCCAAACTATTTTAAAAGTCAGAAtttcacagatgaaagaaaaatcACAGACTTTAAACACAGAACGGGTTCAGCCAATAGCACTTCTAGTGACAGCAGTTTATTGAGAGAAAGCAGCGTTCCCATTAACATGCATTGTATAAATGGCAcactctttactcccgtatacatgcggctcagtcagtaagcatctttctccacagcaacgtaatttctGAGCGACGCtaatgtaaataacaaacatggtatccatGTTAGAAatcactattttattctctgttgcatcgctttatttccagatatttcaGTTGttactgtgtttgtttccttaactttacATCACAACCTGCAgcggaattgcgctgcaatagtggggtttccctctttctTAAAAAACTGGGACTCCCTCAATGTACGAGAGTATACACACGAATGtgagggacagtcgatattttacattggtgtgtataattgGGAATAGTTAATAGTGTTTTAGCTCTACTCCCACAAATGTTGAATTCTATCCACTGTGTTGAATTGTTTTTGGGCTTCATCCTATGACATTTGTTCTCTGGTCTGTTCAAGCAtgtgcacactcttcaaaaacctgatGATATGAATGATAATTCCAATAGGCTGATTTAATGgctatatatcacacaatttaatataattagggctgttgatttaacgcgttaactAAGTGCGATTaagtatctatccatccatccatcgtcaaccgcttatcctgtgtacagggtcacggggggctggagcctatcccagctaacattggacGAAAGGCGGgagacaccctggacaggtcgccagtccatcgcagggccacacatagacagacatacactcacactcacctccacatccacatccacacctagggcaatttttttggagacaccaattaacctagcctgcatgtcttttggatggtgggaggaagccggagtacccggagagaacccacgcagacacggggagaacatgcaaactccacacagaaaggccggggcaaccagggtttgaacccacaaccttcttgctgtgaggcgacagtgctaaccgctgcacgtAAAAAATAactcattaaaaacatttatgcaattaatcatgtcaccGGAACGTAATATAAAGatattcctaccatcggagcaattcaagcttgaagtaccacctgttttctccagggggcagtaagcgaaactccaccTGTATCTACAAtgcacagcttatacagagaacaaaccacacgcACTGAAAGCAGACATCACAAGATGAGAaggcattcttgcattcaaacacagattGATGGAGCGCTAATCCGAACACAGGGATCTCGAGACATGTTTTTCAAAATTTCAAACTGCGTTTAACTTGATACAGCGACCTATAAACagtttatgtcacaatgcaactAAAGTGAGATGCTACAAAAGCGTCCGTCTaaagcaggtgtacattgatgcatcTTTAGGAAAGCCCCCATAATAAATGACATATGCATAAATTGGCTAAAAGATGGCCAATATAGGGTTTTTTTAAACAGCCGATGTCGACAGGCTGCAAATAAAGAACTTATACTTTGAGGTTGATCTATCGCTCTCATGCAGATCCAGTTTACTCGTCCTAGACCGCCTTCTTGGAGAGTCAAGGACTGACCGTTGCGAAACATTACTTTTGaaacgtattccactacagattacagaatacatgctgtaaaatgtaatttgtaatgtattcccttagattactcaaggtctgtaacataatctaaatactttggattacttcttcagcactggtagattttttcagcatttgttttgactataaaaactacaattaataaaaatacattcaatgaaaaatctaaatatcttatgcagtgttgtttctaaaatgagatgaatcaaattgatcttgttttaaaaaaaattagatatatttacaggaaaaaattatttcaagaatacgatttttgccctaatatcaaacttctaactagaaaaaagaaattatgatccaacgtgaatttttttGATAAGTAAATATGATCGCATctggtaacaggtgcatgtaaaatgtctagaaatagcattttagcttagcataaagctaataatttacacaaggattatttctatttcttctgctccaaacttacttcaaacgtacttctctgtctgctcgtatgaatgtaacacatcataagaaagtgtttcaccgctgttcaaatgcactttggatcacatcatttatatgtttatatgttttccatctgaaaggactaaatattaaatgaaacaaatgacaataaaatgcaaagtaatctcttcagtaatcaaaatacttttagaatgtaactgtattctaattaccaatgatttaaattgtaactgtgaatgcagttacttatattttgtattttaaatatgtaatcccgtaaCATGTATTCaactactccccaaccctgattataATACATGCTTCAGAAGAAGAAATCGGTTTGTGAATTTAAATAAgacatctgcatatttgcagtAGACATatgatagaagttttattgatatttgcctttgtaTTATTAGACAACACAGTTAAGAGTTAAATGAAATgttgaggagaaagagagagcgaatTAAACACACAAGCACTTTAAACACCATGAGGTCACGTGCATCAAACGCACATCATGAGTCTGTTGTGGCTTTGATATGAGGgactgtttaaatgagactgtgttgaacatgggtctattattgtggtaaacGATGGCACTAACAAGAAAACGAACTGTGATCGGTTGTTAACATGTCTCAGACGGCTCCAtgtgcaagcaggtgattctcggCACCATCGGGCTTGAGCATAACTAAAAAACACCAAATATTGAGCCTATTTAACAGCCTCTGCGatatattggtcaaccactaaTTTGAATGCACATCTACAGAGGGAAATATGAACATAGGGAAGAAATGGATCATATTGCATCATAAAGCCTAAAGCAGTAGGTAAGGCTGGATGAAAACACAGCAAACACTAATTTTAAAGGATAGTGACATCTGACTCCTGGAGATGTCCAGCAGATTATGAGGGGCTCTAAATCTGAAATCTGGAGCATTTTTGTACCAGAACAATTAGAGGAAATAGGAAGTCCATAGGAAGTAATTTCTCTGGAAATGGTACTACATACTTCTGATGCtaatttcattacaaaaaaagACTGTTTGATAGGAAGACATAATAACAGAGACAACATCTAAACCTACTGAAACCTACCCATGTGCAGCAGTGTCTATTTTGTATTGTGTCTCATAAAGGGGTTGTCCACACAACAATGTGACAATTTACTCCTTGTGCCATTCCAATCCCGTAtggctttcttccatggaacacaaaaggagaaatgtttaACAATGAATGGGACGGAgtctttcaagcttcaaaacatGCAAAAGCACCTTATATGTATAATAAAAGTGGTCCACATGACTTAAGCACTATATTTAAAGTCTCTGAAGTCATACTTTTGGCTGAAACCGAATGTGGTGGTCATCTGTAAGCAGAGACAGACAGCTGAAATTGTGGGGGTGAATGGGTCACATTGCCAGGCTGTAAATAACTGAAAACAGCAGTAATTACTACTTTTACCATTTTTGTGAAACTTGCGTTCTGTATTGCAGACGGAGGCTAATGTGTATGGACAGCCCATTGTTTAGTTTCCACTCAAgtcaattttaataaataaaagatatTCCCTGACTCCCATATTATTTTGCTTGCTTTGCACATTTTGACTTTAGAAATATGTGTATGGCTTTCAAACGAGCCAATAAACCACAAAGCTTGCCAGTCCTAAATTATCAGGCAATAAATCATCTTGGAGTTATGTGTGTTACAGGgtgccatttttcttttttaagttgGTTTTTGAGATGATCTGAAATTCAAGTCATGGTTTTATGTTTGTCCAATCCAAAGGTATATTTGGAGTGGATTTGTATGTTTTTCTGGCCAGTATTTTGTCTAATCCCAGAATTTTGAGCGAAATTATTGATTTAGAATTTAACTTACATTAATGAGTGATGATTTTCCCTAATCTATATGGTAATAGTTGTCTTTCTGGTGTCTTCCAATCTTGCTGATTAATTGAAACAACTTTTTGACACATTTAATTCAGCAAGCGTCCGGTTATTTTCTCTGAGTGTCTCAGATTCaatttaattttgtgtaaaaatatagAAACTTTTGGAAGTCTGTTCCAATATTGAGCTTAGGAGGAAGTATAAAAATCATGGTTGAtgttactaatggtttgtttaatttaaaatttgttaaaaaaaaaaaaaaaaacaatattggtcgacctctaattttaATATTGTGAAAATTTTAATCTGagtgaagtgtgcaatttttcAAAATTCTAATAATTCTTACTTTCatcccagattaatatgcagGGACAACTATTAGCAATTTGTACGTTGATTCCCATGAAAATTGTAAACACTGGTTCTggggtgctttcaaaacattgtgcTGTTTGAGCGGCCCGACCTAgcaacatttgctcaaccaatggcaatagtttggggtgggactaactGTTTACCTTACCAATGGAAGTTGGGGAAAGTGTTCTGGAAACGTTTTTGTAAAGCCCTAAAAATTTGGGAAGAATATAGCtacaggcattgctccaaaaaagccctttccctaaccttaaccgtgaCTGCAAGTGAAGCCCCCTTTTGGATTTGCCGCAACCTCCTTTTGGAGTAGCCACACACCCTTCTGGAGTAACCTCGCCTTCTTTTGTAGATtccacccccatttggaggtctctaaCTTGCAGCTATACCCACTTGTAAAATTTGGACAATTCCATTGAGGATGCTAGTGACAGAAATAACACTTCAGCTTGCtaatgtaatttctgcaacactactgccactgaacggaattgcaaaaatgtttgtttttaaaccaGCTTTCAGAACACGCCCCTCATCTTCGGTTCATCAAACAGTtctgcccccaactcacgccattggttgagtaatgttgttggagcagtgtgatgaggaggagggtggggccaggccgtAAGTctgcacgcccggcccccaatgACCATCTGCCTGGGGCAGGAGGACCCACTACCGTCCACTGGAGGAGGAACAGGCTGTCGTCCCCCAGAGTTTGGGGACTGGGTGAGGGCTGGGCAACAGCGTATCTGGGCGCCAGTGAACCAGGTATTTCCtctcaattctctctctctctctctctctcagctgctCCGCTTTGccatttctctctcctctcttcgtCCCTCTCCCCAGCCCCACAGACGCAGAGAAAAGCCTGATGCACGGAAATGAATGGGagatgtacatcatgccgggggtaCCTCggctgaggcaaaggagggaggggtgtgacgaggaggagggaggTGCCTTGACTacgcacgcccggcccccaatcggactaatcagccgaggagagggataaacgAAGCGGGAtgtggcagttcaggagagagagagccacgtgcagctgcagtgtgtttatgttttgcgtcttttagttttcatttaacattattttgatggtcccacctcctcctttccattttaaACTTGTTACAGGCGGGTCTCTCAAATcaaacaggaatttttatagcaccaAAGAGACACTGTATTTACAGTGTTCGAGAAAAcgtacctatgaatggcttacttacagttgtctctgcatattaagctggtatagaagtattttaacactgataaagttacatacttcagctttaaaggatcagaaatgttaaacacaatgtcATAGTTACTACGAAAATGAAAACAGTGTTGACTTATGGTTGTTATCCACCACTGCCATCAAAACGCACTAAAAACAAAGCAAGTTCTGTAGTCTTTTTTAGTCGATTACTTTGACAACTGGCCTTCTGGGCATCTGACACCATAGTCACAATCTCTCATGCCAACCTAACAGCTGAAACAAACCCTTCACATTCCTTGGATCACCTGTGCTGCTCTGCTGGGAAAACACCACATTAGCTCTCAAATCGAAAGAGTGAACTTTTCCATGGAACTAAAGAAATACGCTTTACACAAACTCAAAGGAGACATATATTTAACAAATTGCAGAATGTGGCCACACAAAAGGATGCttaaagcacacttaaaaatgtatgaatgccacGGAACTAAAAAACATCAAGCCAATTGGCATTTACTTTAAAGATAGCACAAACACATTTCTGAGATAAACATCTCACAAAAAGAAGTTGGGTTTTAAATGATGCAACTTATATACGGCCCAAAATGAAGACGCTTGGATCCATTTAGGTTGTCAAATGTTAATGTAacatgaactacacctgtggttcctctgctaggacacctgtgtgaacttgagggactTCTAACCTCCACTAAAGATCACCTTGACCCTAGTGTGTCACAATAATTGCacaaatggctcagaaaagtgaagttagttagTAGAAGGTTGCTAGAAGGTATCTAGCATCGTTTGTTTGCCCATGcgacttggtttgatatttggatatctaatgcaatgacgttTTGAAGTGTGGCTTATAGGTGCAtccagtcattttttcctcattaaaaaaagttttactcctaaagacgtgaattgtaattttgcaatatatgcagAAAATCATGACCGCTCACATTAAAGactgaagacttcagtcatatcagtaaccttataaaagccgttttattctacatggagagggtccacacatgggggcggccatattagaatcacatgatcagccgaatactactggcttaatatcagtaaccctcctgttatttgacactttcactcattgattaaagtaatcatggctgattgtgtgTGATCAAtctatttctacaatggcatctgaaactgaaactattgattttaaatgatgctgcatccaagctgctaggtgtcaAGTGTATGTCCAAgctgacacaaagacaaaagttactgagggCACCTTTAAGTGTCCACATGCTTCTGGACACTTAACAAAAATGAGCAGTGCATGAGGGCAAAACGAAACTGGATGCATTCTGACTGGCTCCAGATGACTGTGCAGATTTGGTCCATGATGACTGCAGCACTAGGAAAGAAGTGCACATGCacaccatcatcaccatcaccatCTTCTCCACCCTGGACATCTGTGACACTCTTAAAAGTATTTACTATGCATGTCTGAAATATCatcttaaagttgtttttttttcacagttttaCTACTTACACTCTTCACTGGTCACATTTAAATGCCTATGCCTTAACCGCACACCGAACAAATATCACTATGCAATACAGCACTTATGCCACGAGTTTGTGTTCAGTGCGCAGACACCATAGACATCAAGCAGGAGAGGAAGAAACTTTAATGTCTCGCGCTGCAGTCACCGTCGGGACATGAGAAAAGGGAACGGAAAGTTTGTCTGTCTAATTCAAAAGAAATATacaagttaaaataatttctgtttttaaTAGCTCACCTCTCTGAGTTcagggcaaaaaataaataaataaaaaaatccaatgtGCCGCGCGTCTCCTTTAAGGACAGATCAAATCCAGCGCAGCGCGAGTCCACCAATATCAGATTTTCCTCTCTCAGATTGTCCTTCGCGTGAACTGTCCCATGTCCAACCATATATGCCACAGTGCCATTGTAATTCCAAAATACACTAAAATCTTTTCCCCATTGAAAATATCTCGTGGGAGTCTTTCGCTCAAACTCCTTTCTGCTTAATCAGTGCCGCTTCTCAACTGTGCTCGAACGCGCGCTGCGCGCTCCCGCCTGCAGCTTGAGCGAATGGGCGTGGTCAACTGCGGTGATGGACGGCCGCCGTTttctgttacattttttattgcaCATTGCATAAAGAACAGTGTGTACTGCATTCAAAAAATACGAGgggaaagtatttaaaaatatatgtatatcatttataattcattaaaaataaataaataaataatgtagagTTAAATAAAAAAGGATTAAGACAATGGGTGGCAGCCACTGATAGATCAGTGGTGGCAGTGGCAGCCTTTCCAGAGAAGCAATACGTGACTGTTTACGTAACATTTTTGTCAACCAATCATTGTCGCGCATTGAAAGTAGGCGGGTAAATACGGCGCAGGAGGCGCTCTGCCCCTCATTACTGTCGCAAAACGAGGAGGAGCGCGACATTTTCTTTAGCATCACTGAAGAGTTTACGGCACCTGTCCTCGTTGCTCTTGTGATAGAGGGAAGGTGGATCCTATGACAGCCTGGGAACTGTGATTTTGACAAGGTAAGAGAAGTTAAATCGTCAAATTATAATTCAGATTATTGTGTATATAATTAAGTTTGTAAATAGACAAAGAAGGCTGAGAATTCAAGTGTATTTGCTTTGCAATCGGTagcttttttagagctgcagcaTTGCGCAGTGCAGAAATTATCCTTCCTGTAAGAACTTCTTGAAATCTCATGAGGGGTTTCTAAATAATTTCACGTTAAACTAATACTAGATGCCTAATAAAACAGTAGTGTATGTAATCTGCAATATTTGAAAGGTGTatgtatatgaatatgaataagaTAAGAGATATGAGGtacgtttttatatatatataaaagtactaAGAAAAACAATATAAAGTAGTGTGCAGGCAATAAGTTACCTTTTCAGAAAGTACTGTGGTGACACCACAGATAATAATACAAAGTATACCATGGTACTACTGAAGCATAACCATACATACGTACCTTGCTACTAGGTTGCATGTCCAAGAACATGCTATTGCCATGGTAAATGGTGTTAATATGGTACCATGTGCAAAAAACATGtttgtaccatggtatttttgttAGTGTAATGATGAACTAGCATGGTACATGGTTTTGCCCAGGTAAATGTCCATAAAacttggtattaccattgtactgTCTTAAAAATATGGCATTGTCGTAGTACATGTCTGAAAAATGGTATTACTATAGTACTATATCCAAAAAACCTTACCACTGTATTGtggtacttttatttttttatccaaaaaACATATTGTACTATggtatttttttgttaatgtacTGTACTGCCAAGGTACCATGTCTAAAAAATATAGTATTGCCATGGTAAATGACAATAAattgtattaccatagtacaatatccaaaaaaaacattttgtactaTGGTACTGTtttgttaatatactgtatgaccAAGGTACCACATCTAAACAGAACATGGTGTTGCCATTGTAAATGTCCAAAAgaatggtattaccatagtactatatctacaaaacatattttactatggtacttttttgttaatgtactaccatggtacatgtccaaaaaaatatGGTATTGCCATGGAAATGTCCATAAAActggtattactatggtatcatgtctaaaaaaaaaaatgggattgCCCAATTTCCATGTCCAAACAACATGCTTTGTTGTACCATGGTACCTTTTCAAATAAAAAGATACATTATATGAAGTATAAATATCTGTCTTGCATATGTATCGTGCAAAAGAAGTGCCTTGCATATTCAAATCAATGAAAACTGCCTTCTCATCCACACAGTAACTGCTGCTGTCACCCGGTTTGCCTTGAGAATGGATCCAGTGGTCCTGAGCTACCAGGACAGTCTGCTGCGACGCTCAGATGTGGCACTTTTAGACGGCCCCCAATGGCTCAACGATCAGGTCATAGGTTTTGCCTTTGAGTACTTTGCAACCGAGCGCTTCAAAAGTCTGGGCGAGAAGGTCTGTTTCATCAGCCCTGAGGTCACCCAGTTTATCAAGTACGCCTCCAGCCAAGACGAGCTCGCTATATTCCTGGAACCATTGAGGCTTCCATCTCGTCAGTGGGTTTTCTTAGCTGTCAATGACAACTCCAATCAGTCCGCCGGTGGCTCCCATTGGAGCTTGCTTCTTTATCAGCGTGATGGTGGCAAGTTCTCTCACTACGACTCCCAGAGTGGAGGCAACTCATTGCACGCCCACCGTATTGCAGCCAAGCTTGAGACTTTTCTGGGCGCTGGAGGTAAAGTATCCTTTGTGGAGGAGCGGTGCCCTTTGCAGCAAAACAGCTTTGACTGTGGCATGTACGTGATCTGTAATGCAGAGGCTCTTTGCGAGAGTGCAAGAGTCAAGGACTGTCCACGCCTACCCACTCAGGTCATAACACCCACCTATATTACACGCAAGAGGACAGAATGGCATTCGTTCATACAGAGACTCGCTAAGGACTAACTAGCTGACTTTGTACCAGCAACATCATGTTTGCATGAACTGTATTAGCCAATGGGGGGAGTGACTCACTACCATCAATTAAACTGCATTTGTTCTTGAACGAGCATGTATTCGTCAAAATAAATTGTTTGccaactcttaaagggatagtttactcacTATTTACACACCCTCGTGCCGTTTCTTCTTTCGTGGAATGCAAAATGAAGCAAATTTTTTCCTTACTAAAGCGAATGGGGACGGATCCGTCAAGCATCAAAAGGACGAAAGAAGCgtcataaaatgatcataaaagtTGTGTATGTGATTGGTACGCTATTCCAAGTCCTCTTAAGTCACACAATAGCTTTGGGTgaggaacaggccaaaatgtaagtagttatttactgaaaatcttccatTCGCGTATTTTAAAATATGACTTTGCACGCCATGCTTGACCTCAATAGGCGTGTTGGGtcaagtttgaatatgcagaagTGCGAATGAGAAATGAGAGCTTATCAATGAATAACAGATTCAAGTTCAGTCTATTTCTCTCACAAAGTTGTCAGATGGCTTTGGAAGACTTGGAATGCTGTACACAAGTCATATTATggacttcttttttttaaagattgatagacccagtccccattcactttcattgtgtggaaaagcgCAGCATGGACATTCTGCCAGACATCccttttccactgaagaaagaaagttgtacgGGTTGAAACgacgacaacattttcatttttgggtgaactattgaaTACAATGGCATTTTTCATCCATAAAAGGACTTGTGATCAGTTAGCAGCACAAGTTGGTTGATTGAGAATGTATTCATGCTGATTTGTTTAGATTAGTAGCATGAAGTGAGTGTCCTCATGTAACTGAATGTGTTGCTTGTTTACACAGTGTTTTGCTCAGGGCTTTTTTGAGAAGAATTCAGATGACAAGAGTGCGATCTGTGTTATATAATTGCCGTCTAAGATAATGTTTGCCAAGGAAATGTAGTAATTGCTGCTACTACACATGGGTTGAACGCAAAATAGCagactattatttatttaaccgAGTGCACCCTCTCGCTCTGAAAGCTTCTAAACCTCACACCAGCAAATGCATGATTGTATAACAGTTTATTCTCCAGAGGAACTGAGTGACGCAGATTAGAATTAGCACATTATATATCATCCCAATAAATGGTACTGCATGCTGTGAATATACGCACATGTCTGTTATTCAACAGAGATGACTTTAACTGACCGTCGTGTGTGCAGGGGATGATTTCCTTTACATGCAAATTTGAAAGACAGTGGAAATCAATACTTGTGTGTAAAACAAGACCAGACTTCTGATGGAAATATTTGCATGGACGTGTGCAGTGCTTTACTAAAATATTGGGATCTAAACCAACTCTCCAACATTAGCGAATTACacattctggaaaaaaaaattctgtgatatttgatttttattttaaagcactgaaacatttattttagatgAAATTGTTTATTGTGACATTGTAAAttcataacaaaaataaaagaaaacctg
The sequence above is a segment of the Xyrauchen texanus isolate HMW12.3.18 chromosome 2, RBS_HiC_50CHRs, whole genome shotgun sequence genome. Coding sequences within it:
- the senp8 gene encoding sentrin-specific protease 8, producing the protein MDPVVLSYQDSLLRRSDVALLDGPQWLNDQVIGFAFEYFATERFKSLGEKVCFISPEVTQFIKYASSQDELAIFLEPLRLPSRQWVFLAVNDNSNQSAGGSHWSLLLYQRDGGKFSHYDSQSGGNSLHAHRIAAKLETFLGAGGKVSFVEERCPLQQNSFDCGMYVICNAEALCESARVKDCPRLPTQVITPTYITRKRTEWHSFIQRLAKD